In Paenibacillus sonchi, a single genomic region encodes these proteins:
- a CDS encoding sugar phosphate nucleotidyltransferase, which produces MKGLILCAGRGTRLQPSTYTKPKCMLPVNGEYILVSIINKLVAAGITEIGIVVNHSQGEIRQTIGDGERWNASLTFLMQEEPMGLADAVKSARSFMADSPFVLMLGDNLYEGDIAPLIRSLEADNAAASILLQQVKDPGQFGVAAVEAGQIIGLEEKPKYPKSDLAIVGVYALTAAIWPAMDRLTPSPRGEYEMTDAIQLLITEGGHVVYSIAAEPFFDIGTHDRWLAANRYKMGQDPQNFVKPSGMHSSVQWIPPVRIDPTATVMNSVVGPYVVIGPNSVVEDCILSNSILTDQVTLSHVHAEGSVFGSYVHLAEQEIQEQPARHILGDRASVTRTQAGLQNDSK; this is translated from the coding sequence ATGAAAGGATTAATTTTATGCGCTGGCCGGGGAACCAGACTACAGCCTTCAACCTATACCAAACCAAAGTGCATGCTGCCTGTTAACGGGGAGTATATTCTTGTCTCCATCATTAACAAGCTTGTTGCCGCCGGAATTACCGAGATTGGAATCGTTGTGAACCATTCGCAGGGAGAGATCCGGCAAACAATCGGGGACGGGGAGCGGTGGAATGCCTCGTTAACCTTTCTTATGCAGGAAGAACCTATGGGACTGGCGGATGCGGTAAAAAGCGCGAGGTCTTTTATGGCGGATTCCCCTTTTGTATTGATGCTCGGCGATAATTTGTATGAAGGTGATATAGCGCCTTTAATCCGGTCATTGGAAGCAGACAATGCTGCGGCTTCAATACTGCTTCAGCAGGTTAAGGACCCTGGTCAATTTGGTGTCGCTGCCGTCGAAGCCGGGCAAATTATCGGTTTGGAGGAAAAGCCTAAATACCCCAAATCCGATTTGGCTATTGTTGGCGTATACGCTCTTACTGCAGCGATCTGGCCGGCAATGGACAGGCTAACACCCTCCCCGCGTGGAGAATACGAGATGACGGATGCCATTCAGTTGTTAATAACAGAAGGCGGACATGTGGTGTACAGCATAGCGGCTGAACCGTTTTTTGATATCGGAACCCACGACAGATGGCTTGCAGCGAATCGCTACAAGATGGGTCAAGATCCACAGAACTTTGTAAAACCATCCGGCATGCACAGCTCTGTTCAGTGGATTCCTCCGGTTAGGATTGATCCGACCGCCACCGTAATGAACAGTGTGGTTGGACCTTATGTGGTTATTGGCCCGAATAGTGTGGTCGAGGATTGCATTCTGTCCAACAGCATTTTGACGGATCAGGTGACATTGTCCCATGTTCATGCGGAGGGAAGTGTTTTTGGCTCCTATGTTCATCTGGCTGAACAAGAAATCCAAGAGCAGCCGGCCCGTCATATTCTAGGCGATCGTGCATCAGTCACAAGAACTCAAGCGGGCTTGCAGAACGATTCAAAATAA
- a CDS encoding hybrid sensor histidine kinase/response regulator transcription factor, whose amino-acid sequence MQKNKARWAWQDLTVLLLRLLWSTAVIILMYQDKPDFPLLLVLPAVLLGGVVPSWVGRNFTTRYVLLEFILAGGIALALAYYFGLTRLFLPAVLMLAFHTRGKAHFYTLPLTLLLFSLSAGPAIQAGLSHPLIWQSLSDGLFVYAAGYGLQVGAKSINGIRQKLALVNEQYAILEQYSSQIERMTLLEERYRMAREVHDTIGHSYTSIILGLETLRPYVAAQEGEHKLQGVLELARKGLDDVRLQVHQMDPLEEPVTLDRALMQIAGQFESNTGVALSFRTMGEPYAVIKQAKHTLSRSLQEALTNASRHGQASAIRVVLQYDPAQLMLQIQDNGKGTAQLRYGFGLTGMKERLAALQGKLYIDSQENDGTLVTCIIPNQTQEGERRIDILLADDQPLVRESLRLLLGEEKDFRLRTAASGKQALEQCAAEQPDIVLMDIHMPEMDGLEATRQLKEKWPEVRVIIITTFEEITYAAEALRLGAEGYLLKTLHPKELAATIRLIYGGGTMISQEVAQQLFQDQQLEAPLNQYDLTERELEVLQELTEGLRNKQIAQKLHLSEGTVRNYISAIYLKLQVGDRDEAVEKSRKEQLVQQTRIY is encoded by the coding sequence ATGCAAAAGAATAAAGCCCGGTGGGCCTGGCAAGATCTAACCGTTCTGCTCCTGCGCCTGTTATGGAGCACGGCCGTCATTATATTGATGTATCAGGATAAACCGGATTTTCCGCTCTTGCTTGTGCTGCCAGCGGTGTTGCTGGGCGGCGTAGTTCCTTCATGGGTTGGACGGAATTTCACAACGCGGTATGTTCTTCTGGAATTTATACTCGCAGGCGGGATTGCGCTGGCGCTGGCGTACTATTTTGGCTTAACGCGATTATTCCTGCCGGCCGTGCTGATGCTTGCTTTCCATACCCGGGGCAAGGCGCACTTCTACACGCTTCCGCTTACCTTATTGCTGTTCAGCTTAAGCGCCGGACCCGCAATACAGGCGGGCCTGTCGCATCCGCTCATCTGGCAGAGCCTGTCGGACGGCTTGTTCGTGTATGCCGCCGGTTATGGCCTGCAGGTGGGAGCTAAGTCGATCAACGGAATCCGGCAAAAACTGGCGCTGGTCAACGAGCAATACGCCATTCTGGAGCAATATTCTTCTCAGATTGAGCGCATGACCCTGCTGGAGGAACGTTACCGGATGGCAAGGGAAGTGCATGATACCATTGGGCACAGCTATACCTCAATCATTCTGGGGCTCGAAACGCTGAGACCGTATGTAGCTGCCCAGGAAGGTGAGCATAAGCTTCAGGGAGTACTGGAGCTGGCCCGCAAGGGGCTGGACGATGTGAGGCTGCAGGTCCACCAGATGGACCCGCTGGAGGAGCCGGTGACCCTGGACCGGGCCCTGATGCAGATCGCGGGGCAGTTCGAATCCAATACGGGGGTCGCCTTGTCATTCCGTACGATGGGCGAGCCTTATGCAGTGATTAAGCAGGCCAAGCATACGCTAAGCCGTTCGCTGCAGGAGGCGCTGACCAATGCCAGCAGGCATGGGCAGGCCAGCGCCATCCGGGTGGTTCTGCAATATGATCCGGCCCAGCTCATGCTGCAGATTCAGGATAACGGCAAGGGAACTGCACAGCTGCGCTACGGCTTCGGCCTGACGGGGATGAAGGAGCGTCTCGCGGCATTGCAGGGCAAGTTATATATCGATTCTCAGGAGAATGACGGTACGCTGGTGACCTGCATCATCCCTAACCAGACGCAGGAAGGTGAACGGCGGATTGATATCCTGCTGGCAGATGACCAGCCGCTGGTCCGCGAGAGTCTGAGGCTGCTGCTTGGAGAGGAGAAGGATTTCCGGCTCCGCACAGCCGCGAGCGGCAAGCAGGCACTGGAGCAGTGCGCCGCCGAGCAGCCGGATATTGTTCTGATGGATATTCATATGCCGGAAATGGACGGCCTGGAGGCTACCCGGCAGCTTAAGGAGAAGTGGCCGGAGGTCCGGGTCATTATCATTACAACCTTTGAGGAGATTACCTATGCGGCAGAAGCGCTGCGGCTTGGTGCAGAGGGGTATCTGCTGAAGACGCTCCATCCTAAGGAATTGGCCGCAACCATCCGGCTGATCTACGGAGGCGGGACCATGATCTCGCAAGAGGTGGCCCAGCAGTTGTTCCAGGATCAGCAGCTGGAAGCCCCGCTGAATCAGTATGACCTGACCGAGCGGGAGCTGGAGGTTCTGCAGGAATTGACGGAGGGACTGCGCAACAAACAGATTGCCCAGAAGCTGCATCTGTCGGAGGGGACCGTCCGGAACTATATTTCTGCGATTTATTTGAAGCTGCAGGTGGGAGACCGCGACGAGGCTGTGGAGAAGAGCAGGAAAGAGCAGCTGGTGCAGCAGACTCGAATTTATTAA
- a CDS encoding M56 family metallopeptidase: MNLHQTVPIYETSSLRSPCLHGLLQPAIYLPEDIAVIADSNQPAHILMHELTHYKRKDLWFNFLWALSIGLHWYNPFVWLAVRKNESRSGGRLRRRCS, from the coding sequence TTGAATCTTCATCAAACGGTTCCCATCTATGAGACAAGCAGTCTGCGCAGCCCCTGTCTTCACGGCTTACTACAGCCTGCAATTTATTTGCCTGAGGATATTGCCGTGATCGCCGATTCGAATCAGCCGGCACACATCCTGATGCATGAGCTTACCCATTACAAGCGTAAGGATTTGTGGTTCAACTTCCTGTGGGCGCTGTCGATAGGGCTGCATTGGTACAACCCTTTTGTCTGGCTGGCCGTAAGGAAAAATGAAAGCCGATCAGGAGGTCGCCTGCGACGCCGGTGTTCTTGA
- a CDS encoding EVE domain-containing protein: MKKDKLDVPSTDTISEHSRFWIGVVSASHVKRGILGGFAQLNHGKAAPLQRMSRGDWLIYYSPRTDLAKGAPLQAFTAIGQIADNNVYTYQMSESFVPFRRNISYIPCREVKIADLLDQLSITRGNPNWGYSFRYGHFEIGREDFLTITGSMLGTTEGLQLSSASMFGIKETVSSIQQY, encoded by the coding sequence ATGAAGAAGGATAAGCTAGATGTTCCATCGACGGATACAATAAGCGAGCATAGCCGCTTCTGGATTGGTGTAGTCTCTGCTTCCCATGTGAAGCGGGGAATACTAGGCGGATTCGCCCAACTTAACCACGGCAAGGCAGCGCCATTGCAGCGGATGAGCCGTGGGGATTGGCTGATATACTACTCACCACGAACGGATTTGGCGAAAGGCGCCCCTCTCCAAGCATTCACCGCGATCGGACAGATTGCCGATAACAATGTCTACACCTATCAGATGTCCGAATCCTTTGTGCCTTTCCGTCGCAACATCAGCTATATTCCGTGCCGGGAAGTGAAGATTGCTGATCTATTGGATCAGCTTAGCATTACACGCGGGAATCCAAATTGGGGATACTCCTTCCGGTACGGCCATTTCGAGATCGGACGGGAGGATTTTTTGACGATTACCGGCTCCATGCTGGGGACCACGGAAGGGCTTCAATTGTCCTCCGCTTCCATGTTTGGGATCAAGGAGACAGTGTCTTCGATACAGCAATACTAA
- a CDS encoding SDR family oxidoreductase encodes MSRLDGKLALITGASRGIGRSIALRLAQEGAYIAVHYGKRRNEAEAVVHQIRQSGGNACVIGADLGTLDGIHDLFSALDDVIREQTGGSGFDILVNNAGIGQVITLEETTEESFDEVMKINVKAPLFVTQQALPRLKDGGRIINISSFVTRAASPSVFCYSMSKGAIDTFTQLLAKQLGTRNITVNAIQPGIINTEMNAGTLQNPQGQKYAAGLSAFNRWGEPEDIADIAAFLASQDSRWVTGQLLDASGGSHL; translated from the coding sequence ATGAGCAGGTTGGACGGTAAACTCGCTTTAATCACTGGGGCAAGCCGGGGAATTGGCCGGAGCATCGCATTGCGTCTGGCACAAGAGGGTGCATATATTGCTGTGCACTATGGAAAAAGGCGAAACGAGGCGGAGGCCGTTGTTCACCAAATCAGGCAGAGCGGAGGGAACGCTTGCGTGATCGGCGCAGATCTGGGTACTCTCGATGGCATTCATGATTTATTTTCGGCATTAGATGACGTTATTCGGGAACAAACGGGCGGCAGCGGGTTCGATATTCTTGTCAATAATGCCGGGATCGGTCAAGTGATTACCCTGGAAGAGACGACGGAAGAATCTTTTGATGAAGTAATGAAGATCAACGTCAAGGCGCCGCTTTTTGTTACCCAGCAAGCTTTGCCGCGTCTGAAAGACGGCGGGCGCATTATTAATATTTCATCCTTTGTAACACGCGCAGCCTCACCAAGTGTATTTTGCTACAGCATGTCAAAAGGGGCCATTGATACATTCACGCAGCTTTTGGCAAAACAACTGGGGACCCGCAATATTACGGTCAACGCCATCCAGCCGGGCATTATTAACACAGAGATGAATGCAGGAACATTGCAGAATCCGCAAGGCCAGAAGTATGCAGCCGGTCTTTCCGCCTTCAACAGATGGGGAGAGCCCGAAGATATCGCTGATATTGCTGCCTTTCTGGCTTCACAGGACAGCCGCTGGGTAACCGGCCAATTACTCGATGCAAGCGGCGGATCTCACCTGTAG
- a CDS encoding M56 family metallopeptidase, which translates to MKADQEVACDAGVLDVLGARESSSYGMTLLMLSRLFSQKPVPGVTLTHFWEHKNERKRRVMMITRFKRGSYKLIGC; encoded by the coding sequence ATGAAAGCCGATCAGGAGGTCGCCTGCGACGCCGGTGTTCTTGATGTGCTGGGCGCACGTGAATCTTCGTCATACGGCATGACTCTGCTGATGCTGTCGCGGTTATTTTCCCAAAAACCTGTTCCCGGGGTCACCCTGACACATTTTTGGGAGCACAAGAATGAAAGGAAACGGAGAGTTATGATGATTACCAGGTTCAAAAGAGGTTCGTATAAGCTAATTGGCTGTTGA
- a CDS encoding alpha/beta hydrolase — protein sequence MKKIFIFLLKAIISLFILTGLFLGTVYIVNVISSKSEAAKIKTYGQLVSVDGKNMNVTIQGKGEETVVLLPGYGTAAPGLDYQPLVKELSPFYRVVVIEPFGYGLSEVSDKARTIENIVAEIHECLQQLNIHRYTLMGHSIAGIYGLDYVNQYKDEVTAFVGIDSSFPKQGGLEELPAGAYKLLKNSGFYRLLVKLNPDQIIAPAVDAETKAQIRMLSLKNMMNPNIISESENFKHNFQAAESFSFPADLPVIFFLADDNTDVPDWVPKHKEQIKDSLHGKVMTLEGEHYLHHTRSKEIVQNFRSFMAGIQ from the coding sequence GTGAAGAAGATCTTTATTTTTTTACTTAAAGCAATCATATCCTTATTTATATTAACCGGGCTTTTTCTGGGGACTGTTTATATAGTGAATGTGATCAGCAGCAAATCGGAGGCAGCTAAAATCAAAACCTATGGCCAGCTTGTCTCTGTGGATGGGAAAAACATGAATGTTACGATTCAAGGAAAAGGCGAAGAAACCGTCGTCCTCCTGCCTGGTTATGGGACAGCGGCACCGGGGCTTGATTACCAGCCGCTTGTGAAAGAACTATCCCCATTTTATAGAGTGGTAGTGATCGAGCCCTTTGGCTATGGACTAAGTGAGGTCAGTGATAAAGCACGAACCATCGAAAACATCGTTGCTGAAATTCATGAATGCCTGCAGCAATTGAATATTCACCGTTACACGCTGATGGGCCACTCCATTGCCGGAATTTACGGACTGGACTATGTGAACCAATATAAGGACGAGGTTACCGCATTTGTCGGGATCGACAGCAGCTTTCCGAAGCAAGGCGGATTGGAGGAGCTTCCGGCAGGAGCCTACAAACTGCTCAAAAACTCAGGCTTCTACCGGTTGCTGGTGAAACTGAACCCTGACCAGATTATTGCACCTGCCGTGGATGCTGAAACCAAAGCGCAGATCCGCATGCTCTCTCTCAAAAATATGATGAACCCAAATATCATCAGTGAAAGCGAGAACTTCAAGCATAATTTTCAAGCTGCAGAGTCCTTCAGCTTTCCTGCGGATCTTCCAGTAATCTTCTTCCTGGCAGACGATAATACGGATGTCCCGGACTGGGTGCCCAAGCATAAAGAACAGATCAAAGATTCTCTACATGGTAAAGTCATGACCTTGGAAGGGGAGCATTATTTGCACCATACCCGTTCCAAAGAAATCGTTCAGAACTTCAGGAGTTTTATGGCAGGAATACAGTGA
- a CDS encoding DinB family protein yields the protein MNTTEALQRFEETANHYIQELDSFSMEQLKRQPAEDEWSLGQMYQHLINSALYMQLRNIEQCLTASEDTAAPIAVKTKEGTAIFDQGSFPPIRVHVPPSPQYTPGQPESKEQLIQGLYTVIGRMKEILPQLEKGTMQNTVPHPRFGPLNAQEWFLLIEMHYRHHLLQMDRLTQFLEGSA from the coding sequence ATGAATACCACCGAAGCATTACAGCGTTTTGAAGAAACTGCAAATCACTATATTCAGGAATTAGATAGTTTCAGCATGGAGCAGTTGAAGCGTCAGCCTGCGGAGGACGAGTGGTCGCTTGGACAAATGTATCAGCATTTAATTAACTCGGCGCTGTATATGCAGCTTCGCAATATTGAACAATGCCTGACCGCAAGCGAAGACACTGCAGCCCCTATAGCGGTAAAAACTAAAGAAGGCACAGCGATATTTGATCAGGGAAGCTTTCCGCCAATACGTGTTCATGTCCCGCCATCCCCGCAGTACACTCCGGGGCAGCCAGAGAGCAAAGAACAGCTGATTCAGGGATTATATACGGTGATCGGCCGCATGAAAGAGATCCTGCCACAGCTTGAAAAGGGGACTATGCAGAATACGGTGCCCCATCCGCGATTCGGTCCGCTCAATGCACAGGAATGGTTTCTGCTTATTGAAATGCATTACCGTCATCATCTGCTGCAGATGGACCGGTTGACACAATTTTTGGAAGGCAGCGCATAA